The nucleotide sequence AAGGCCGGAAGGAAGGTCGGCTATCCGAAGTTTCGTCGAAAGCACGATCGGAAAGATAGCTTTCGGCTAGACAACAGTTCCGGAACGATTCGGCTTCTTCTGGACGGAGAAGACAAGCGGTATCCCGGGAAGATGCGACACATCGTGCTTCCTCGGATTGGAACTGTGCGTTTAAAAGAGAAGCCCGTTCGCGAGAAGAAGGACGGCCAAAAGCGCACCTATCTTCCCAAAGCCGCATTCTTCACGCCACCGTAAGCCGTGAAGCCGACCGGTGGTTCGTGAGCCTCACGGTAGAAGAGGAAGTACCCGACCCCACTCCACCAAAAGGGCCGGCGGCAGGAGTCGATATGGGGCTTGAGAGTTTTCTCACGCTGGCCGATGAGGCGGGAGACACTTGGAAAATCGGCGCGCCGAAGCCGCTTCAGAAGATGCTTAAGAAGCTAAAGCGCGAGCAACGGAAACTCTCGCGGCGCGGCAAACGAGACCGAAACGGAAAACTTGTAAAGCGCACGAAGAACTACGAAAAGGCGCGCCTTGAACTTGCCAGACTCCACCGCCGCATTCGAAACATCCGGTTGGACTTCCTCCACAAGCTTACGGCCGAACTCGTCCGGACGCATCCGGTGATCGCGATCGAAGATCTAAACGTCGCCGGCATGCTCAAAAACGACCGCCTTGCCCGCTACATCGCCGACGTCGGCTGGAGCACCTTCCGGGCGCTCCTCGAGGCGAAAGCCAAGCTTCGGGGAGTGCGGATGGTGAAGGTAAACCGCTTTGCACCGACGTCGAAGACGTGTTCTGTCTGCGGGTACGTACTTTCTGAGCTTCCGCTTTCTGTCCGAGCGTGGACGTGTCCGGTGTGCGGCACACGCCACGACCGAGACGAAAACGCGGCGAAGAACCTGCTCAAATTTGCCCTGGCAGTCGGCTTATAGACTGCCCTACCGCGAGTTCCGCGGGAAGTGACGCCTGTGGAGAGGAGCTATGCGGCGGAACACGGTCAGCCGTGGTCTACGAGCACCTCCTCGCGGAAGCAGGAAGCAACCGGGACATTTGTCCATGTGTTGCGGAACGGCATGCGTGAGCTGATCCTCGGTCATGAAGAAAAGACGTTGGCTAAGTTGCACGGCTGTGCCTCGTTCATGCGCTCATGCACGGAGCACCCGGGGAGGAGACGTACCGCAGGGTGCTCCAACTCACGGCTTCTCTCCCGAATGCGACGCCAGCTCACACCCTTCTTCTCCTCTACCGGGCACGGGCCCTCAAAGGTCTGGGGCTTTTAGAAGCGGCAAAGAAAACCCTGACCCTGGCTCTCCGGCGAAAAAAAGATCGACCTTCTGAACTGATGAAAGCTCTCCAATATGAAAGAGCCCTTCTCTACGAAGACCTGGGGAATCCCCGGCAGTCCCGCAAAGAACTGGAAAAGCTCTATGCGGAAGACCCCGATTATGCGGATGTGGCTGCCCGCCTCGGTCTACAGAAGCATGGGGACTAGAAAGCCCATCTGGGGCGCGACAAACGGAAAAAACGCCTTTTAAGGCAAGTCCGCAGCCTGATGCTCCTCCAACGTTCGCACGCGATCGTCCACGCGAAACGCCCACGTAGACCCAAAACCCAAAAGGCTTGCGGCCAAAAGGAGACCGAGTACAGCACGAAGCCCAAAGGCGTTCTGCACGAGGGGAATGAGAAACACCCCGAGCGTCGCCCCGCCCTTTGCCGCTGCCGCGGCAAAACCGGAACCCGTAGCCCGCAGGCGTGTGGGAAAGAGTTCGGCAGGAAGGATGTACGTCGTGCTGTTGGGGCCAGCGTTCATCGCGAGGTTGAAGACGACGAACCCGGCAACCACGAGGGCGAAGTGAACCGGACTTTCCGGCGGAAACGCCGTCGCCCACAAAAGGAGTCCCGCTCCGAAAGCCATCCCCAGAAAGCCCGCAAGCTGCATGCGTATCCTCCCGAACCTGGGTACCGCCCACATCCCCACGAGAAACCCCAAAAGGAGAAACACGTCGAGGTCGCCGCTCCCCCGGGCGAGAACCTCGAGGCGCGCGGAAAGGCTTCTCGTTCCCTGCCCCAGGTGGAGAGAAGAGAGGAGGACGGCCGTGAAAAGACCCACGCCGTACGTAGCCACGTCCATAAAAAACCAAGGAAGCGTGCTGAGAACCGTACGGCGAAGGTATGCTCGGTGAAAGAGGGCGAGAAATCCCGGGGGGCGATTCCCGGAAGGCAGACGGGACGCGCGGACGGGGGTATCGGCGAGACGTGCGGCGAGCGCCTCTAGGGCCTCCTTGCCCTCCGATCCGTCCCGCACAAACCGGGCGATCGCCCGTACGGCCTCTCGGTTGCGGCCCACACCCATGAGCCAGCGGGGGCTTTCTCCGAGAAGCGTACGGGCAAGGCCGAATGCGCCCCCGACTGCCGCCGCCGCGAAAAACAAAATCCGCCACGCACCGAGGTCTGCCGTGTGCGAAAAAACCGTACTCGCGACGCGAGAGGCGACGACCATCCCCACGGCCTGCGCGGCGATCGTCGCTACCATCACCCGCCCGCGGTCCCGACGGGGCATGCATTCGGCGATGTAGCTGCTGCTCGCGGGAAAGTCCATCCCGATTCCCGCCCCGAGAACCACCAAGGCGGCGACGAGCCCTGCGGCGTCTCGGGCTGCGGCCGCAGCCGCGGCGGCAAACCCGGCAACGAACATCGTACCTATGAGGACCGGTTTCCGCCCGACGTGGTCGGCCAGCCGTCCCCCAACCGACGCTCCTACGATTGCCCCCGCAAGAAGCGCCGACCCGAGGAGGCCGACATCCGTCGCCGTAAGCGCCAGGTCTTGACGAACGAGGGGAATCGCCATCCCCAGCATGAATACGGAAAATCCGTCCAAAAACGTGCCGCCGGAAGCGAGGATCCAAGCGATCAGGTGCGCCCGGCGAAAGGGAGCCCGATCGAGGAGGGAGAGGAGGGTCGCGTGATCCGGATGGACGTGCACGCCCGGTGCGAGTGCCGTCCACGAGGGAGGCATCCCGCCCGAAACGTCTGGGGAAGAAGGCTTTTCTCGGCGCATCTCGCACTCCTGCACGCGCCGCCTCGCACCCGTAGCCTGTATCCGCTCATCCGAGGCAAAGCGCGAGGCGGGCAAACTGACCAGTCATGAGGAGGAGCCCCGTGAGGACGAGGAGGGCACCGCCGATCCGCGCGATGAGAGGGGTGTATGCGGAAAGCTTCGTGACAAAGGAGAGGAAAAAGCCGAAGAGGACGAACGGCCCGGCAAAGCCGAGGCTAAAGGCGAGCATGAGGGCGGTCGCCTGCGCCGGCTGCGTAGCCGCGAGGGCAAAGATCCCCCCGAGAATCGGGCTTACGCACGGCGTCCACCCCGCTCCGAAGAGGAGCCCCACGAGGTAGCTTCGGATGTACGCGCCCAAGGTCGAACCGCTCCCCTTGCCCAGGCGGAACTGAAACGTGCGCTCGAGAAACTCGATGTGGACGACCCCCATGACGACGAGGCCCATGAGGAGGATGAACGCGCCGCCGATGCGCGCGATGAGGTCCTGATAGGTGAAAAACAGTTGTCCGAGAAAAGACGCCCCAAACCCCAAAAGGAAGTAGATCGTAGAGAGGCCCAAGGCAAAAAGGAGGGAGTGGAGGACGACGCGGGCGCGCAGGCGCGCCTCCTTTGCGCTGTGCACCTCGCGCGCGGAGACGCCGGTCACATAGGCGAGGAAGGAAGGATACAAGGGAAAGACGCACGGGGAAAAAAACGCTACCAAACCCGACACGAAAGCGATTCCCAGTGAAATGTTCATCGT is from Brockia lithotrophica and encodes:
- a CDS encoding MFS transporter; translated protein: MPPSWTALAPGVHVHPDHATLLSLLDRAPFRRAHLIAWILASGGTFLDGFSVFMLGMAIPLVRQDLALTATDVGLLGSALLAGAIVGASVGGRLADHVGRKPVLIGTMFVAGFAAAAAAAARDAAGLVAALVVLGAGIGMDFPASSSYIAECMPRRDRGRVMVATIAAQAVGMVVASRVASTVFSHTADLGAWRILFFAAAAVGGAFGLARTLLGESPRWLMGVGRNREAVRAIARFVRDGSEGKEALEALAARLADTPVRASRLPSGNRPPGFLALFHRAYLRRTVLSTLPWFFMDVATYGVGLFTAVLLSSLHLGQGTRSLSARLEVLARGSGDLDVFLLLGFLVGMWAVPRFGRIRMQLAGFLGMAFGAGLLLWATAFPPESPVHFALVVAGFVVFNLAMNAGPNSTTYILPAELFPTRLRATGSGFAAAAAKGGATLGVFLIPLVQNAFGLRAVLGLLLAASLLGFGSTWAFRVDDRVRTLEEHQAADLP
- a CDS encoding cytochrome c biogenesis CcdA family protein, giving the protein MNISLGIAFVSGLVAFFSPCVFPLYPSFLAYVTGVSAREVHSAKEARLRARVVLHSLLFALGLSTIYFLLGFGASFLGQLFFTYQDLIARIGGAFILLMGLVVMGVVHIEFLERTFQFRLGKGSGSTLGAYIRSYLVGLLFGAGWTPCVSPILGGIFALAATQPAQATALMLAFSLGFAGPFVLFGFFLSFVTKLSAYTPLIARIGGALLVLTGLLLMTGQFARLALCLG